In the genome of Segatella copri, one region contains:
- a CDS encoding amino acid ABC transporter ATP-binding protein: protein MDKNEIIKIEGLRKRFGDNEVLKGITTSFHQGEVVAIIGPSGCGKSTFLRSINLLEQPTHGKIYIDGVDITAWDVDINKMRQRVGMVFQQFNLFPNMTIRRNIMLAPVELGKMTREEADEKATELLTRIGLLDKADSYPDSLSGGQKQRVAIARALAMNPEVLLFDEPTSALDPEMVGEVLQLMKDVAAEGMTMVVVTHEMGFAREVANRVLFFSDGYITEDGTPDEVFNHPKSPRLQEFLGKVL from the coding sequence ATGGATAAAAACGAGATAATCAAGATAGAGGGACTTCGTAAGCGCTTCGGCGACAACGAGGTTCTCAAGGGCATTACCACCTCCTTCCATCAAGGCGAGGTGGTAGCCATCATTGGCCCATCGGGTTGTGGCAAGAGCACCTTCCTGCGCTCCATCAACCTGCTGGAGCAGCCAACCCATGGCAAAATCTACATCGATGGCGTGGATATCACCGCCTGGGATGTAGATATCAACAAGATGCGCCAGCGCGTAGGCATGGTGTTCCAGCAGTTTAACCTCTTTCCCAACATGACCATCCGCCGCAACATCATGCTGGCTCCGGTGGAACTGGGCAAGATGACAAGGGAAGAAGCCGATGAGAAGGCTACAGAACTCCTTACCCGCATCGGCTTGCTGGATAAGGCAGATAGCTATCCCGACAGTCTTTCGGGCGGACAGAAACAGCGTGTAGCCATTGCCCGTGCCCTGGCGATGAATCCAGAGGTGTTGCTCTTTGATGAGCCTACGTCTGCGCTCGACCCCGAGATGGTGGGCGAGGTGTTGCAGCTGATGAAGGATGTGGCTGCCGAAGGCATGACCATGGTGGTGGTGACGCACGAAATGGGCTTTGCCCGTGAAGTGGCGAATCGTGTTCTCTTCTTCAGTGATGGCTATATCACGGAAGATGGCACGCCGGATGAAGTGTTCAATCACCCGAAATCGCCTAGACTCCAGGAATTCCTGGGGAAAGTTTTGTAG
- a CDS encoding ABC transporter substrate-binding protein/permease yields MKTKADLQGAVIGVQLGTTSDGLATELEKKGDGTKVERYNKGADAIQALLQGKIDCMVTDEAPAKAFQRVNPSLQILPETFDASSFAICVAKDHGELKQSINHAIRILKANGVIDSIVNRHLERGIAVAYTPKTSADKLNSSSDTQHPSGAKKMGPEALQKLGLKKSLRFATNATFEPFEYYQNGKIVGIDVDVANAIGDVLGVDVEILDMEFDAIITSVQAGKADAGIAGITVTPEREKNIGFTDSYADVRQVIMVNSGDVKVADAQRGFVDKFKSCFIDDNRYQYMLQGLGNTLIITFFAIILSVILGTLIAIVRARHERKGDWKIPNIICQLYLTIMRGTPTMVQLLIIYYVVFASADVNKIFVAVIAFGLNSAAYIAEVIRSGIMSVDNGQMEAGRSLGLSYGKTMRLIILPQAFKNVLPAMGNELITLLKETSISGYIGLVDLTKGSDIIRSITYEAMMPLGVVALVYLFLVLGLNAGVRKLEKRLRKSERK; encoded by the coding sequence ATGAAGACGAAGGCGGATTTGCAGGGCGCCGTAATCGGCGTACAGTTGGGTACCACCAGCGACGGCCTTGCCACAGAGTTGGAAAAGAAAGGAGATGGCACCAAGGTAGAACGATACAACAAGGGAGCCGATGCCATCCAGGCACTCCTTCAGGGTAAGATAGATTGCATGGTGACCGATGAAGCGCCTGCCAAGGCATTCCAGCGGGTGAACCCATCGCTCCAAATCCTGCCCGAAACCTTCGATGCCTCCTCTTTCGCCATCTGCGTGGCGAAGGATCATGGCGAGTTGAAGCAGTCTATCAACCATGCCATCCGCATCCTGAAAGCGAATGGCGTCATCGATTCCATCGTAAACCGACATCTGGAACGGGGCATTGCCGTGGCATATACGCCGAAGACATCTGCTGATAAGCTGAACTCATCTTCTGATACCCAGCACCCTTCTGGTGCGAAGAAGATGGGACCGGAAGCCTTGCAGAAGCTGGGTTTGAAGAAGAGTCTTCGCTTCGCCACCAATGCCACCTTCGAACCTTTCGAGTATTACCAGAATGGTAAGATTGTGGGTATCGATGTGGATGTGGCGAATGCCATCGGCGATGTGCTGGGTGTGGATGTGGAGATTCTCGATATGGAATTTGATGCCATCATCACCTCGGTGCAGGCGGGCAAGGCAGATGCCGGAATCGCTGGTATCACGGTTACTCCGGAACGAGAGAAGAATATCGGATTCACAGATTCCTATGCCGATGTGCGTCAGGTAATCATGGTGAACTCGGGTGATGTGAAAGTAGCTGATGCACAGCGTGGATTCGTTGATAAGTTCAAGTCATGCTTTATCGATGATAACCGCTATCAGTATATGCTCCAGGGCTTGGGCAATACCCTCATCATCACCTTCTTCGCCATCATCCTTTCCGTGATTCTCGGAACGCTGATAGCCATCGTCCGTGCCCGCCACGAGCGCAAGGGCGACTGGAAGATTCCTAACATCATCTGCCAGTTGTACCTTACCATCATGCGAGGCACGCCAACCATGGTGCAGTTGCTCATCATCTATTACGTGGTGTTTGCGTCGGCAGATGTCAACAAGATTTTCGTTGCCGTCATTGCCTTCGGCTTGAACTCAGCGGCATATATTGCCGAGGTAATCCGTTCGGGCATCATGTCGGTGGATAACGGACAGATGGAGGCGGGCAGGAGTCTCGGTCTCTCTTATGGCAAGACGATGCGTCTCATTATTCTGCCGCAAGCCTTCAAGAATGTGCTTCCGGCAATGGGCAACGAGCTTATCACCCTGCTCAAGGAAACGTCTATCAGCGGCTACATCGGACTGGTGGATTTAACCAAGGGCTCGGACATCATCCGAAGCATCACCTACGAGGCTATGATGCCATTGGGCGTAGTAGCACTGGTCTATCTCTTCCTGGTGCTTGGCTTGAATGCCGGGGTAAGGAAGCTGGAAAAGCGATTAAGAAAGAGTGAAAGGAAATAG
- a CDS encoding L-serine ammonia-lyase, with protein sequence MKSLKELYRIGKGPSSSHTMGPQRAAKLFLERCGNASSYEVTLYGALAATGKGHMTDVAIEEVLKKHIVHINWEPQTFLPFHPNGMKFVGKDLNGDVIDEWTVYSIGGGALSDGIQGHEELGADDVYDLHTMADIQQWCYENGRAFWEYVEKCEDKDIWDFLRKIWETMKQSIRNGLNHEGVLPGPLKLQRKAATYHIKAKGYRASLQSRGLVYSYALAVSEENASGGTIVTAPTCGACGVLPAVLYHMHTAHDMSEDRILRALATAGLVGNIVKNNASISGADVGCQGEVGVACAMASAAACQLFGGSPAQVEYAAEMGLEHHLGMTCDPVCGLVQIPCIERNAFAAARALDADLYASFSDGHHSVSFDRVVEVMRQTGHDLPSLYKETSEGGLAKGFKGE encoded by the coding sequence ATGAAATCATTAAAGGAATTGTACAGAATAGGAAAGGGACCATCGAGCAGTCATACCATGGGTCCCCAGCGTGCCGCCAAGCTCTTCCTGGAGCGATGTGGCAATGCTTCCTCTTACGAGGTGACACTCTATGGGGCCCTCGCTGCTACCGGCAAGGGTCACATGACCGATGTTGCCATCGAGGAGGTGCTGAAGAAGCATATCGTGCACATCAACTGGGAGCCTCAAACCTTCCTGCCTTTCCATCCTAACGGAATGAAGTTTGTGGGCAAGGACCTGAATGGCGACGTCATCGACGAGTGGACGGTGTACAGCATCGGCGGCGGTGCCCTTTCTGATGGCATCCAGGGCCACGAGGAACTGGGCGCAGACGATGTTTACGACCTTCATACCATGGCTGATATCCAGCAATGGTGCTACGAGAATGGTCGTGCCTTCTGGGAATACGTAGAGAAATGCGAGGATAAGGACATCTGGGACTTCCTCCGTAAGATATGGGAAACCATGAAGCAGTCTATCCGCAACGGTCTCAACCACGAGGGTGTGCTGCCTGGTCCGTTGAAGCTTCAGCGCAAGGCTGCCACCTATCATATCAAGGCAAAGGGCTATCGGGCTTCCCTGCAGAGCCGCGGCTTGGTTTATTCCTATGCCCTGGCGGTGAGCGAAGAGAATGCTTCGGGCGGCACCATCGTTACGGCACCTACCTGTGGTGCCTGCGGCGTGCTTCCTGCCGTACTCTATCACATGCATACGGCACACGATATGAGCGAAGACCGCATCCTCCGTGCCCTGGCTACTGCCGGACTGGTGGGTAACATCGTGAAGAACAATGCCTCTATCAGTGGTGCCGATGTGGGTTGCCAGGGCGAGGTAGGCGTGGCTTGTGCGATGGCTTCGGCTGCGGCATGCCAGCTTTTCGGAGGCAGTCCCGCCCAGGTGGAGTATGCTGCCGAAATGGGATTGGAGCATCACTTGGGTATGACCTGCGACCCTGTTTGCGGCCTGGTTCAGATTCCATGCATCGAGCGCAACGCCTTTGCTGCCGCCCGTGCCCTGGATGCCGACCTCTACGCCTCCTTCTCTGATGGTCACCACAGCGTATCCTTCGATAGAGTGGTAGAGGTGATGAGACAAACCGGTCACGACCTGCCATCGCTCTACAAGGAAACTAGTGAGGGCGGCTTGGCAAAAGGCTTTAAAGGAGAATAA
- a CDS encoding peptidylprolyl isomerase, producing the protein MKKILSFCAILLMACSVNAQAQTNAQQNASDAKAGQAQLLPWETPRDTTCHEVLLETTMGNIRVALYNDTPHHRDNFLKLVNSGYYNGCIFQRVIKNFMIQGGDYSCRKVTPGKVEKFDVDYTVPAEIIYPKYYHKRGQLCAAREGDDENPTKASASTDFYITWGRNFSPRQMEYYVEKEKREGKSYAIPSAELQQGYIKYGGVPHLDNGYTVFGEVLEGLDVVGKIQNVATNKENNDRPLDDIVIKKATQVK; encoded by the coding sequence ATGAAAAAAATACTATCTTTCTGCGCAATCTTGCTGATGGCTTGTTCGGTAAATGCGCAGGCTCAGACGAATGCACAGCAGAATGCTTCGGATGCAAAGGCAGGCCAGGCACAGCTTCTCCCATGGGAGACTCCTCGCGACACCACCTGCCACGAGGTGCTGCTCGAAACCACGATGGGCAACATCCGTGTGGCCCTCTATAACGACACGCCGCACCATCGCGACAACTTTCTGAAACTCGTGAACAGCGGCTATTACAACGGCTGCATCTTCCAGCGAGTCATCAAGAACTTCATGATTCAGGGTGGTGACTACTCCTGCCGAAAGGTGACTCCGGGAAAGGTTGAGAAGTTTGATGTAGACTATACCGTGCCTGCCGAAATCATCTATCCTAAGTACTACCACAAGCGTGGACAGCTTTGTGCGGCTCGCGAGGGAGACGATGAGAACCCAACCAAGGCTTCGGCTTCCACCGATTTCTATATCACCTGGGGCAGAAACTTCTCGCCTCGACAGATGGAATACTATGTGGAGAAGGAGAAGAGAGAGGGCAAGTCGTATGCCATCCCATCCGCCGAACTGCAGCAGGGATATATTAAATATGGTGGCGTGCCGCATCTTGACAACGGATATACCGTGTTCGGAGAGGTGCTGGAAGGCCTTGACGTGGTAGGTAAAATCCAGAATGTTGCTACCAACAAGGAGAATAACGATCGTCCGCTGGATGATATCGTCATCAAGAAAGCAACTCAGGTGAAATAA
- a CDS encoding UDP-N-acetyl glucosamine 2-epimerase: MSKKICIVAGARPNFIKVAPVIRAIENAQKQGEGVEYELVFTGREDDETLEDSLFSDLDIRKPDVYLGVDCENMNELTGQVMAQFERYLQQHPTDVVIVVDDLASTMAVAIVTKKQGVKLAHIAAGTRSFDITMPKEINRLVIDGLSDILFTAGISNNSIANKEGAELSKVYMVGNVLIDNIRFLQQRMQRPAVMDQEHLEEGKYLLLTLNRKAIVNNIEEMKKLISTIDGVARKAGIKVLAPLRGKALGFVLAFKAYQDVADHQSGIMVVQPQGYLDFSYLAAHAMGVITDSGNVAEEATFNGVPCITLNSYTEHQETVTVGTNELVAEDPEKLQLAMEKIVKGEWKKAGIPDRWDGRSAERIVQIICGE; this comes from the coding sequence ATGAGTAAGAAAATTTGTATTGTAGCCGGAGCGAGACCTAACTTCATTAAGGTGGCTCCGGTGATTAGAGCGATAGAGAACGCCCAGAAGCAGGGCGAAGGGGTGGAGTATGAACTGGTGTTCACGGGTCGTGAGGACGACGAGACGCTGGAAGACTCTCTGTTCTCTGATCTGGACATCAGGAAGCCGGATGTATATCTGGGCGTGGACTGCGAGAACATGAACGAGCTTACCGGACAGGTGATGGCTCAGTTTGAGCGCTATCTGCAGCAGCATCCTACGGATGTGGTCATCGTGGTAGATGACCTGGCTTCTACGATGGCCGTGGCTATCGTTACCAAGAAGCAGGGCGTGAAGCTGGCGCATATCGCGGCAGGTACCCGCAGCTTCGATATCACCATGCCGAAGGAAATCAACCGACTGGTGATTGATGGTCTGTCGGATATCCTCTTCACGGCGGGTATCTCGAACAACAGCATCGCCAACAAGGAGGGAGCCGAACTCTCTAAGGTATATATGGTGGGCAATGTGCTCATCGACAACATCCGATTCCTGCAGCAGCGCATGCAGCGCCCTGCCGTGATGGACCAGGAGCATCTGGAGGAAGGCAAGTATCTGTTGCTTACCTTGAACCGCAAGGCGATAGTGAACAACATTGAGGAGATGAAAAAGCTGATTTCCACCATCGATGGGGTGGCAAGAAAGGCGGGCATCAAGGTGTTGGCGCCTCTGCGTGGCAAGGCATTGGGATTCGTGCTGGCTTTCAAGGCTTACCAGGATGTGGCTGATCATCAGTCGGGCATCATGGTGGTGCAGCCTCAGGGCTATCTCGACTTCTCTTATCTCGCTGCCCATGCCATGGGTGTGATCACGGATTCGGGCAATGTGGCTGAGGAGGCTACCTTCAACGGTGTGCCTTGCATCACGCTGAACAGTTATACCGAGCACCAGGAAACGGTGACCGTGGGTACGAACGAGCTGGTAGCCGAAGACCCTGAGAAGCTGCAGCTGGCGATGGAGAAGATTGTGAAGGGCGAATGGAAGAAGGCCGGCATTCCGGATAGATGGGATGGCAGATCGGCCGAGCGCATCGTTCAGATTATTTGTGGAGAATAA
- a CDS encoding SPFH domain-containing protein encodes MEIGLYVLIALVLLALVVVKKTIVIIPQSETKIIERLGRYYATLKPGINIIIPFIDQAKTIVAMRGGRYTYTNNIDLREQVYDFDRQNVITKDNIQMQINALLYFQIVDPFKSVYEINNLPNAIEKLTQTTLRNIIGEMELDQTLTSRDTINTKLRAVLDDATNKWGIKVNRVELQDITPPESVLMAMEKQMQAERNKRATILTSEGEKEKQRLLSEGEKAAIVNKAEAAKQQAILRAEGEATARIRKAEAEAIAIQKITEAVGQSTNPANYLLAQKYITMMQEVAQGKDNKVVYLPYEATNLMGSIGGIKDLFNSK; translated from the coding sequence ATGGAAATAGGACTTTATGTATTAATCGCTCTAGTGTTACTTGCACTGGTTGTGGTAAAGAAAACCATCGTGATCATTCCCCAGAGTGAGACCAAGATTATCGAGCGATTGGGTCGCTACTATGCCACCCTGAAGCCGGGTATCAACATCATTATCCCGTTCATCGACCAGGCGAAGACCATCGTGGCGATGCGTGGAGGTAGATATACCTATACCAACAACATCGACCTTCGTGAACAGGTGTACGACTTCGACCGACAGAATGTGATTACCAAGGATAATATCCAGATGCAGATTAATGCGCTGCTTTATTTCCAGATTGTGGATCCTTTCAAGAGCGTGTATGAAATCAACAACCTGCCTAACGCCATAGAGAAGCTGACCCAGACCACCCTGCGTAACATCATCGGAGAGATGGAGCTGGACCAGACCCTTACCTCGCGCGATACCATCAACACCAAGCTCCGTGCCGTGCTCGATGATGCCACCAACAAGTGGGGTATCAAGGTGAACCGTGTGGAGTTGCAGGACATCACGCCTCCCGAGAGCGTGCTCATGGCGATGGAGAAGCAGATGCAGGCTGAGCGTAACAAGCGTGCCACCATCCTGACCAGTGAAGGTGAGAAGGAGAAGCAGCGCCTGCTCTCTGAGGGTGAGAAGGCTGCCATCGTCAACAAGGCTGAGGCTGCCAAGCAGCAGGCTATCCTCAGAGCCGAGGGTGAGGCTACGGCGCGCATCCGCAAGGCTGAGGCTGAGGCGATTGCCATCCAGAAGATTACCGAGGCGGTGGGCCAGAGCACCAACCCAGCCAACTATCTGCTTGCACAGAAGTATATCACCATGATGCAAGAGGTGGCTCAGGGCAAGGACAACAAGGTGGTTTATCTGCCATACGAGGCTACCAATCTGATGGGTTCCATCGGTGGCATCAAGGATTTGTTTAACAGTAAGTAA
- a CDS encoding NfeD family protein translates to MMDYISQNLWLFWTVIMFICLILELSSGDFYVTCFAIGALISIPVAVMDAPFWVQVVVWAVCSVMSILLIRPHLVKAIRKGADERKSNSDALKGQIGEVTQTIVAGGYGRVKLDGDDWKAEAPGCREDIAEGARVRVKGHQSIILQVEEF, encoded by the coding sequence ATGATGGACTACATCTCTCAAAACCTATGGCTATTCTGGACAGTCATTATGTTCATTTGCCTGATTCTGGAGTTGTCTTCGGGCGACTTCTACGTAACTTGTTTTGCCATCGGTGCGCTTATCAGCATACCGGTGGCGGTGATGGATGCTCCCTTCTGGGTGCAGGTGGTGGTATGGGCGGTATGCTCCGTGATGAGTATCCTGCTGATCCGTCCGCATCTGGTGAAGGCTATCCGAAAGGGTGCCGATGAGCGCAAGAGCAATTCGGATGCCCTGAAGGGACAGATAGGAGAGGTGACCCAGACCATTGTGGCGGGCGGATACGGAAGAGTGAAGCTCGATGGCGACGACTGGAAGGCGGAGGCACCCGGATGCAGGGAGGATATCGCCGAGGGAGCCCGAGTAAGGGTGAAGGGACATCAGTCTATCATCCTGCAGGTTGAGGAGTTCTAG
- a CDS encoding M48 family metallopeptidase, which yields MKKKRMRVWALGAMTTLMLASCGTTQTVPLTGRTHRISVSDAQVLSLSNQEYTKYMASAKKSTNATKTAQVERVGKRLAAAVETYLKENGYANDLQNYSWEFNLVQDNSVNAFCMPGGKIVVYEGLLPVASSDNSLAIVLGHEIAHAVAKHSAEQMSKAQNQQVGTSILGSVLNQTVGSGVGDMASAVAGQYFSFRNLKYSRENETEADYMGLIFAAMAGYDPQQAIPFWERMAAASGNSNKSDLFSDHPSDAKRIAALKAAMPTALKYYKPQNGAYSTSGVSSKSSKSSKSSKSSKISKTPVRTIKASSLSGFSSTKK from the coding sequence ATGAAAAAGAAGAGAATGAGAGTTTGGGCGCTGGGAGCGATGACAACTTTGATGTTGGCTTCCTGCGGCACCACGCAGACCGTGCCTCTGACCGGTAGAACACACCGCATCTCGGTTTCGGATGCGCAGGTGTTGAGTTTGTCGAACCAGGAATATACCAAATATATGGCTTCTGCCAAAAAATCTACCAATGCCACGAAGACGGCGCAGGTGGAGAGAGTGGGCAAGAGGCTGGCGGCTGCCGTGGAAACCTATCTCAAGGAAAACGGATATGCCAACGACTTGCAGAACTATTCCTGGGAATTCAACCTGGTGCAGGATAATAGCGTAAACGCCTTCTGCATGCCGGGTGGAAAGATTGTGGTTTACGAAGGACTGCTCCCAGTGGCTTCGAGCGACAATTCGCTCGCCATCGTTCTGGGACACGAGATAGCGCACGCCGTGGCTAAGCATAGCGCCGAACAGATGTCGAAGGCGCAGAACCAGCAGGTGGGCACCAGCATCCTGGGCAGTGTGCTCAACCAGACTGTGGGAAGCGGTGTGGGCGACATGGCGAGTGCCGTGGCAGGACAGTATTTTTCTTTCCGCAACCTGAAGTATTCGCGTGAAAACGAGACGGAGGCTGACTACATGGGTCTTATCTTCGCCGCCATGGCAGGCTACGACCCTCAGCAGGCGATTCCTTTCTGGGAGCGCATGGCTGCGGCTTCGGGCAACAGCAACAAGAGTGATCTCTTCAGCGACCACCCTTCGGATGCCAAGCGAATCGCAGCCCTGAAAGCGGCGATGCCTACTGCCTTGAAGTATTACAAGCCGCAGAATGGAGCATATTCTACTTCTGGTGTATCTTCAAAGTCTTCAAAATCATCGAAGTCATCGAAATCTTCCAAGATTTCAAAGACTCCGGTAAGAACCATCAAAGCCAGTTCGCTAAGCGGTTTCTCGTCTACAAAGAAGTAG
- a CDS encoding ATP-binding protein translates to MARKLYPIGIQTFERIRKEDKFYVDKTEYIYRMTHTDGTYFFLSRPRRFGKSLLVSTFKSYFEGKKELFEGLAIEKLEKEWNEYPVLHFDLSKGKHMEKAQLEEYLGYLLEDYEQKYGIENHRNGNNNRFNDLIEVVYWKTGKQVVVLIDEYDAPLLDVAHEKEKLDELRNTMRNFYSPLKGNESMLRFVFLTGITKFSQLSIFSELNNIKNVSMDEPYAGICGITKEELLTQMSDDIDALAEHLELSREETIQELKDHYDGYHFCWPSPDVFNPYSLLNCFADGRMDDYWFGSGTPTYLIEKMREFHVLPSQLGRVRAKAASFDAATERMTSLTPLLYQSGYLTIKDYEKKIDVYTLDFPNKEIEVGLFDSLLPGYLESGIDAGRVVVADISTYVNSGEIDEALQLLADFLETIPYCDNTHYEGHWQQTLYIMFALLTNYDILVEQHTAKGRIDITMETADIIYVMELKFNKSAEEALAQIEAKHYADAFKMSGKKVVKIGLNFSVKDEVNCLEWKI, encoded by the coding sequence ATGGCAAGAAAATTATATCCTATAGGAATTCAGACATTTGAACGTATCCGCAAGGAGGACAAGTTCTATGTGGACAAGACGGAATACATCTATCGTATGACCCATACCGATGGAACGTATTTCTTCCTGAGCCGACCACGCCGTTTCGGCAAGTCGCTGCTGGTTTCTACCTTTAAGAGTTATTTCGAGGGCAAGAAGGAACTCTTCGAGGGGCTTGCCATCGAGAAGCTGGAGAAGGAGTGGAACGAATATCCCGTGCTGCACTTCGACCTGAGCAAGGGCAAGCACATGGAGAAGGCGCAGCTGGAAGAGTATCTGGGCTACCTTTTGGAAGATTATGAACAAAAGTATGGTATAGAAAATCACCGTAACGGAAACAACAATCGGTTCAATGACTTGATAGAAGTGGTTTACTGGAAGACGGGCAAGCAGGTGGTGGTGCTCATTGATGAATATGACGCACCGCTGCTGGATGTGGCGCATGAAAAGGAAAAACTCGATGAGCTCCGCAACACGATGCGCAACTTCTATAGTCCTTTGAAAGGCAATGAGTCTATGCTCCGTTTCGTCTTCCTGACGGGCATCACGAAGTTCTCGCAGCTGAGCATCTTCAGCGAGCTGAACAATATCAAGAATGTGAGCATGGACGAGCCTTATGCTGGTATCTGCGGTATCACCAAAGAGGAACTGTTGACCCAGATGAGCGATGACATCGACGCTCTTGCCGAGCATCTGGAACTGAGCAGGGAGGAGACCATCCAGGAACTGAAAGACCATTATGATGGCTATCATTTCTGCTGGCCATCGCCTGATGTCTTCAATCCTTACAGTCTGCTTAATTGCTTTGCTGATGGCAGAATGGATGATTACTGGTTTGGATCGGGCACACCTACCTACCTGATTGAAAAAATGAGGGAGTTTCATGTGCTGCCTTCGCAGTTGGGGCGGGTGAGGGCTAAGGCTGCATCCTTTGATGCTGCAACGGAAAGAATGACATCGCTCACTCCGCTGCTGTATCAGAGTGGCTATCTTACCATCAAGGATTATGAAAAGAAAATAGATGTTTATACGCTCGACTTTCCTAACAAGGAAATCGAGGTGGGACTGTTCGACAGTTTGTTGCCGGGCTACCTTGAATCGGGAATTGATGCGGGAAGGGTTGTGGTAGCAGATATTTCTACCTATGTTAATAGTGGTGAAATAGATGAAGCCCTGCAATTGCTGGCTGATTTCCTGGAAACCATTCCTTACTGCGACAACACCCACTACGAGGGGCATTGGCAGCAGACGCTCTACATCATGTTTGCCCTGCTCACCAACTATGATATCCTCGTGGAGCAGCATACGGCGAAGGGCAGAATCGATATCACGATGGAGACTGCAGATATCATCTACGTGATGGAGCTGAAATTCAACAAGAGTGCCGAGGAGGCTCTCGCCCAGATAGAGGCAAAGCACTATGCCGATGCTTTCAAGATGAGCGGCAAGAAGGTGGTGAAGATAGGCTTGAACTTCTCGGTGAAGGACGAGGTGAACTGCCTGGAATGGAAGATATAA
- a CDS encoding glycoside hydrolase family 10 protein yields the protein MRREKTIWMLLMAMMLMFQSSSLMAQNKREFRGAWIQCVNGQFMGKSTHQIQTMLSRQLDELQKDGVNAIIFQVRAECDALYPSKIEPWSKFLTGVQGKAPSPYWDPLQWMIDQCHSRGMELHAWINPYRAKHGSTSLSQVSPRSVVKTHPNLCFNYDNLVLLNPGLQEAADYTCRVAADIVSRYDIDGFHIDDYFYPYPVAGKQIPDQQLFRQQGRGFRDIGDWRRDNVSRFVKQLGETIHAVKPWVKFGVSPFGIYRNRRNSPIGSNTFGLQNYDDLYADVLLWVNNGFIDYCVPQIYWEIGNKAADYKTLIQWWNKYAGNRPLYIGEDIERTAKYPDPVNPRSHQLPAKHRLHQQMNNVQGTVLWYAKTAADNVGNIGHTLRNYYWKYPALPPLMPFLDNKAPKKVKSLKMEWTAQGPMLTWKAPKASRRKWGDVANRFAVYRFAKGAKVDLRDVSALQAVVYGTSYKLPYVKNRKYTYVVTALDRVGNESKGKKKTVSL from the coding sequence ATGAGAAGAGAGAAAACAATTTGGATGCTTCTGATGGCGATGATGCTGATGTTCCAGTCTTCATCGCTGATGGCACAGAACAAACGAGAGTTCCGTGGCGCCTGGATTCAGTGCGTCAACGGACAGTTTATGGGGAAGAGTACCCATCAGATTCAGACGATGCTTTCCAGGCAGCTCGATGAACTGCAGAAGGATGGCGTCAATGCCATTATCTTCCAGGTCAGAGCCGAGTGCGATGCACTCTATCCCAGCAAGATAGAACCCTGGAGCAAGTTCCTCACAGGCGTGCAGGGCAAGGCACCATCCCCTTACTGGGACCCTTTGCAGTGGATGATCGACCAGTGTCACAGCCGCGGCATGGAACTCCATGCCTGGATCAACCCCTATCGTGCCAAGCACGGTTCCACATCCCTGAGCCAGGTATCACCCCGAAGCGTGGTGAAGACCCATCCTAATCTCTGCTTCAACTACGATAACCTGGTGCTCCTCAATCCGGGACTCCAGGAGGCAGCCGACTATACCTGCCGTGTGGCTGCCGACATCGTGAGCCGCTACGACATCGACGGCTTCCATATCGACGACTATTTCTATCCATATCCCGTAGCCGGCAAGCAGATTCCAGACCAGCAGCTCTTCCGTCAGCAGGGCAGGGGATTCAGAGACATCGGCGACTGGCGACGCGACAACGTGAGCCGCTTCGTCAAGCAGTTGGGCGAAACCATCCATGCTGTCAAGCCATGGGTCAAGTTTGGCGTGTCACCTTTCGGCATCTATCGCAACAGGCGCAATTCCCCAATCGGTTCCAACACCTTCGGATTGCAGAACTACGACGACCTCTATGCCGATGTGCTCCTCTGGGTGAACAATGGCTTCATTGACTACTGCGTGCCTCAGATTTATTGGGAGATAGGCAACAAGGCTGCCGATTACAAGACCCTCATCCAGTGGTGGAACAAATATGCGGGCAACCGACCTCTCTATATCGGCGAGGACATCGAGCGCACCGCCAAGTATCCCGACCCTGTGAATCCACGCAGCCACCAGTTGCCAGCCAAGCACCGCCTGCACCAGCAGATGAACAATGTGCAGGGAACCGTGCTCTGGTATGCCAAGACTGCTGCCGACAATGTAGGCAACATCGGCCATACCCTGCGCAACTATTACTGGAAGTACCCGGCCCTCCCACCGTTGATGCCATTCCTCGACAACAAGGCACCGAAGAAGGTGAAGAGCCTGAAGATGGAGTGGACAGCCCAGGGTCCGATGCTCACCTGGAAGGCTCCGAAGGCGAGCCGCAGAAAGTGGGGCGATGTAGCCAACCGCTTTGCCGTTTACCGTTTTGCCAAGGGTGCCAAGGTTGATCTCCGTGATGTGTCAGCCCTTCAGGCGGTGGTTTATGGCACCAGCTATAAGCTTCCATACGTAAAGAACAGGAAATATACTTATGTAGTCACCGCTCTCGACCGTGTAGGCAACGAGAGCAAGGGTAAGAAGAAAACCGTTTCGCTTTAA